The DNA segment TGGCTACTATTTTCCCCACTCTCGGTACAGATAATGACGCATTGTTGATGCATGAGTTGTTGTACCGTCGCGGCGAGAACCACTATGTTCGTACTCCACCGAAGCGGGCGCGATGGATTGATCCGATAGCTGCAACAGTAGGCGGGTACTATGCTAATGTCGATGTTTTTGCGATTCGGCGGGGCAGATTCTGGCGCCAGGTTCAATTGATTTTCCAAGACCACACTCAGTCGGTTGCCATTTCTCAAGGCCCGCTACAACGTATTCTGGGGCTATCATCACTTAATGTCCATCTTCTTGCTGGACCATGTGATGGAGTAGTAAAGAACTTTGCGGTTGACGATATGGGTCAATTATTGCGTGAACAAAACCAGTTAACGAAGCAAGCTCGCGCCGTTGAAGTGAGTGAAAGTATTGACGAATGGAAGACGCGGCTGGGGCTGACCGTGCAAACCCGGGAGCGGACTCGTGGAGAATAAAACTGGCCGTTTAGGCATCGGCATTATTTCGGCGGGAAAAGTAGGTGGCGCTCTCGGCGCTGCGTTGCGGGCTGCAGGGCATCACATCATTGGTGCCTACGCCACCTCAGAAGCCAGCATTGAACGTCTAGAAACGATGTTGCCTGGTGTTCCTGCGCTCGATGTACTAACCATCGTCGAACGCAGTGAAGTAGTCCTCCTTGCTGTGCCCGACGACGAACTTCCCGGCCTAGTTAGCGGGTTAGCTAAAAGCGGTTCTTGGCAGGCCGGGCAACTCCTCGTCCACGTGGCAGGGCGCTACGGCACCAATGTGCTCCAACCTGCGACAGCACAAGGAGCACTCGGGATCGCCATCCATCCAGCGATGACTTTCACTGGTACCTCGCTCGATATTGCCCGGTTGCGCGGATGCCCGTTCGCAGTGACAGCTCCACCAATGCTTCAACCCATTGGTTTGGCGCTGGTCGGAGATATGGGTGGGGAAGGATTTATTCTTGCTGAAGGTGACCGTCCGCTCTATCACGCGGCGCTCGCTCACGGAGCAAACCACGTCGTGACAGTGATAACCCAAGCAACCCGGCTACTCAACACCATTGGGCTGGATAACGACTACATCCGTCCACTCATCACCGCGGCAGTGGAAGGGGCCATCAGTTCTGGGGACGCCCTCCAAACTGGGCCGGTGGTACGCGGTGACAGCGGAACAGTTGCCGAACACGTCGCCACCCTCGAAACTATCGCCGCCGAAGAACAAGCACTGAACGACGTCGTTCCCGTCTACCGGGCACTTGCCGAAGCAACCGCAAAGCGTGCATTGGCTCGCAGAGTTATCACTGAAGATGTGTTCAACGAAATTCGGAGTAAACTCTAAGCCGGTAATACGCGCAGATATGGCGCAATCCTAGCGAGATAGATCGGAGAAACGATGATTATCGCTACCACTCCAGCCCAGTTGATTGAAGCATTAAAGCCACTCCACGGCGATATCGGGTTAGTGATGACGATGGGCGCACTGCATGAAGGACACTTGTCACTTGTGGAAGCCGCACGTGCAGAATCGGACCACGTCGTCGTCTCGATCTATGTCAATCCGTTGCAGTTCGGCCCGGGCGAAGACTTTGACGCATATCCGCGTGATCTCGAAGGTGACGTGGCGAAACTCGACGGTGTCGACGTCGTCTTCGCACCAACTGATGAAGCTATGTATCCGCGTAACCCGCTCGTGCGTATCGATCCGGGCCCGGTAGCAACAGTCCTCGAAGGGAAAACCCGGCCGACGCATTTCGCTGGCGTACTCCAAGTCGTCCACAAAGTCTTCAATTTGGTTCGGCCCCATGCTGCGTGGTTCGGGCAAAAAGACGCCCAACAACTAGCGCTTATCCGTACGATGGTCGCTGATCTGAATATGCCGCTCGATATCCGGGCAGTGCCTATCAAACGTGAATCAAGTGGGCTAGCGATGTCGTCGCGAAACACCTACCTGTCCCAGACGGAAAAAGAACAAGCATTAGCACTCTCACGTGCACTCGAAGCTGGTAAGCGAGTCGCTTTAGACGGTGGAAGTGCCAGTCAAACACTCGCTGTTGCCCGCGAATCACTCACTCATGCGCCTGGAGTGAAAATGGATTACCTCGAGCTTGTTGATCGTGATACGTTCATGCCACTGACTGAATCAGGTAACGGACTACTGGTCACCGCAGCTTGGGTTGGTTCTACACGTTTAATAGACAACTTGGAGGTTGTGATTGGCTAATACACGCCTACGCCGGATGGTAACCGGAAAAATTCATCGAGCAACTGTCACCGGAGCGGACCTACACTATGTAGGTTCGGTAACTATCGATGCCGATTTGCTTGACGCAGCCGATATTTTGCCAGGTGAAGCAGTCGATGTTGTTGACGTTAATAACGGTCAACGCCTGACCACATACACGATTCCGGGCGAACGCGGAAAAGGTGAAATCGTGTTGAACGGTGCCGCCGCACATAAAGTTCATGTGGGGGACCTCGTTATCATCATGTGCTATTCGCTCCTCGACGACGAAACTGCTCGCACACTTCAACCGCACGTGGTGTTTGTTGACGGGGAGAATAAACCACTACATGTGGGAAGCGAACCAGGACAAGTGCCCGCGAATTCTGCCGATCTGCAATCTTCTGGAATACCTTTTTCTCAGGTGCGATAATTCGCGCTCCATCTCACGTATAATTGGCTGAGAATAACCAGCTATGCCTTGTAATCTTAAAGGGTGAATATGAACGAAAATAATACCTCTACTGTTGCTGACGATACTTCTGACCAGATTCAGGTCCGGAAGGATAAGCGCCAGCGCCTGCTCGACGAAGGCCGCAACGCTTACGCTGCTGAACTTCCGATCAGTTCGTCCATTGTGAAGGTGCGTGAAGGATATGCGGTTGCCGAACTCGACGCTGAGGGAAACGTTAGCGATACCCCAGCTGGCGATGTTCGTGTTCTTGCCCCCGGTGAAGAAACCGAAGATATGGTTGGCTTGGCGGGTCGTGTCATGTTCATGCGCCCATCAGGCAAGATTGCCTTCACTGTTCTCCAGGATGGCGCCGGTACTCGTATCCAGGTTATTTTCTCCCTCGCCAACGTTGGCAAGGAAGCATTTGATGCGTTGAAGGCCGACGTCGATCTCGGTGACTTTATTTTTGTTCACGGCCATGTTGGTACCTCTAAGCGTGGCGAACTGTCGATCTTTGCCCACGAGTGGGAGATGGCATCGAAGGCTATCCGTCCACTGCCAAAGACGTTTACCACTGCTGACGGCGTAGAAATGGCGTTGAGTGAAGAGTCGCGGGTGCGTGCCCGTCATCTCGATTTGATTACCCGCCAGAGCGCTCGCGATATGGTGCGTATCCGTGCAAAAGTGATGCGCTCACTGCGGAACACGTTCGAATCTGATGACTTTATCGAACTCGAAACTCCGATTTTGCAGGTGCTGCATGGTGGCGCGGCAGCTCGGCCGTTCACTACTCATATCAACGCCTACGATCAAGACCTCTATTTGCGTATTGCCACCGAGTTGTACTTGAAGCGCGCAGTGGTTGGTGGTGTTGATCGCGTCTACGAAATCGGAAAGAACTTCCGTAATGAAGGTGCGGATTCTTCGCATTCCCCAGAGTTCACTGCTCTCGAAGCCTATGCCGCATACGGTACGTACGACACGATGGCTAAGCTCACTCGTGATTTGGTACAGAACGCGGCCCGTGATGTTTTCGGTTCTACCACGGTCACGTTGGCTGACGGCACCGAATATGATTTGGGCGGTGAATGGGACACCATCACACTCTATGAATCCTTGTCCAAAGCTGTTGGTGAAGAAATCACTGTGGAAACTCCGCGTGAGCGTCTGGTGGAGCTTGCTGAACAGCACGGTATTAAGGTTAAGGATTACGCGGTTGCTGGCAAGATCGCGGAAGATATTTGGGAAGAACTCGTTGGTGACAAGCTATGGGCTCCAACCTTCGTCCGCGACTTCCCGGAAGATACTTCACCATTGACTCGTAACCACCGCACGAAGCCAGGTTTGACTGAGAAGTGGGACCTCTATATTCGTGGCGTGGAGACAGCTACTGCGTATAGCGAGCTTGCTGATCCAGTTATCCAGCGTGAGCGCCTGACTCAACAATCACTCGATGCAGCTAACGGTGATCCGGAAGCTATGCAGCTCGATGAGGACTTCATCGAAGCAATGGAGCAGGGCTTCCCGCCAGCTGGCGGTATGGGTATGGGTATTGACCGGCTACTCATGGCCTTAACTGGCTTGGGTATCCGAGAAACTATTACCTTCCCGTTTGTTAAGCCACGCGCCTGATTGGTAAAACGTAAATATAGACTTCTGGCCGGAATAATTACTATTCCGGCCAGAAGTCTATATTTGTGTGGCGACAGTTTTTCTGGCCACCACGCAGTTAGTTGTATATCAGCTTTGTACGGTACGACGGCGAAGGAGTAGACCGCCGGCGAGTGCGAAGAAGCTGACGAGGATGAGGCCGCCAGCGGTGCTGCCGGTATTTGCAAGCAGGTTGCCCGCTTGCGGGTTAGGAGAGCCAGCCTGTTTCTTTTGCGTTATTTGCGGATCAGTTGGTTTCGCGGGGGTTTTAGTCTTTGCGGAAATCGTTAACTCTGCTTTAACCTCACCAGATGTTTCGCCACGTGCAATAACGTGATGTAGACCGGTTGCAAAATCAGTGGGGATAGACCATTGTGTGCTGACCTTGCCATCCGAATCGGCAACAAAGGTACCGAGCTTAACTACGTCAGAGTGGACTTCGATTGTTACTTGTTCACCAGGTTTGAATCCGGCAAACGCGAAGGTCACAGTCTCACCGCGTTGCCCCGAGAATTGCGCTGGATCTGCATGCGGAGCAGCTGGATCGGCTGGCCGGGCTGGATCAGATGGCTCGTCTGGATGAGTAATAATCACATCTGGGTTAATCGTTTCTGCGTCAATCTCGTCATGGGTTGCCGGAGCAGAAGGCACCGTCTTGAAGCAAACTTCAGACAAAGAAACCCATGTATTTTCCCGGGTACCTGCTGTCTCGGTCACATGCAAACGAACAGTAACACGGTCACCGTCTGTCAACATGTCACGTAACTTCGATAAATCTACACTCAACTTATCGTCCATAGTAATGGAGGTTAACTGTGTTTCCTTGCCATCTGGGTCAATAACAGATAGCTTACCGCTACGAATTTGACCATTGATTTGTTGATCTAGCCGGTTGGTTAAATCAAGAACTTTAAGTGCTGAATCGTATTGGAACGAGAAATCAATATTCAGTGGGACTTTTGTGGAATCCCACGGAGTGTGCCAGATTGTACCGGTGTTACCGTCGAACATATTCTTCGGTCCATTTTGGGCTTTGGTTACTTCAGCAGGTAAGTCGCTAGGTAAGGTCACTGCGAGGCATCGTGGATTTTCTTCACCTTCAAGCAACTCGACTGTGAAGTCCGCAGTGCCAGAAACGTTCTTCTCGCCAGCTGTCAAGGTCAATGGGATCTGTACGGCCCCAGATTCTTGCGTAGCTGGAACAATAACCTTCATTCGCAATGTTGCGCTTTGGCCTGGTTCAATCGTTGGTGCCGTGAATGACTCCAGTGGTGATGCGTCTTGTGCTTGTGTTAGCGGCACATCAGTTGCAACAAACTTCCATCCCTCTGGTAGCTGTGCTGACAATGTCCCACCAGTAATTGGGGTTGTTCCAAGGTTCTCAACGGAAACATCGATGATATTTCCGCCACGGTGAACAGTTGTATCATTTGTTGAAATAATAGCTGGGATATTACCTAGCCAATCCAACGAGACCGTAGTGTAGCTGATGAACCCATAGTTATTGTGGCCAGGAGCCGGGGCTTCTGACAAGACGCCGAAACGCCCAGTCGTGAATTTTCCAGTAGCATCCGGCAGTGGAGTAATCGTTGAGTAGCCAGTGAAACCAGACTGGAACGTCTTAGCAGCAGACCAGGTTTGACCATCGTCGTAAGAAATACGGATCGTGCCATTGACTCGCGCTCCAGAATTTGCGGTATTGCTAAACAGTAGGATCTTTGCACGTGGATCATCGGCAGGAGCATCTGGGAATGCGCGAATAATGGCAGCGTTGTTGTTCGGGTCAACCAAATTCTTGTCAACAACAGTTTCACCATAATGTGCGCCGCCATCTTCGGAAATCGCGATACGTCGAGCTGCAACCCCAGCAGCACCACGGTTCGACGCACGCGAATTGACCATCAGGCGACCATCAGAAAGCTCAACAACCTTGTTTTCGTCCATTCCGACACCGAAAGGTTCGCCGGATTTCCACGACTTTCCGTGATCGTCAGAGTAGACGGAAACTGCTTGGAAGATCTCGGTGCCGCTCTTGTTTACTGCGTAGGTGTACTGCTGAACGAGACGTCCCTTATGGGCACGATCAGATCGCAACTGGATGCCCTCGCCAGAAGCGGCGAAGCGAGCACGCATAATATCTGGTTGCGCGGTGATCTCCGGGGTGATGATCCGAGGTTCGCTCCACGTGACACCGTTGTCCTTAGACGACATCACTGCTGCATGGATGACATTGCGGTCTTTTGGATCAACTCCAAGACTCGAACCGCGTAATCCCTCATTGAAGGACTTAACGAAGAACATGAAGATTTCTTTTGTTTCCCGATCAACAACATAGGACGGATCAGAGTAGCCATACTTATTGGGGCCTGGGTGGCCCTGTGCGATAACTTTAGCTGGCTCCCAGGAGTGGCCACCGTCTTTAGAGATACGTTGCACAATCGAATTTGGGTTCGGGGCATCACCGCAACCCGATGGGCGACCATCCCACGAGGCAAGAATCCAGCCGTTTGGAGCAGTTGTCAATGCCGGAATGCGGTAGCATGTGAATTCACCTTCGTATGGCCGGGCAAGAACAACTTGGTCGCCGTCGTTGTAGTCGTGCGGAATTTCGGATGGATCGGGCTCTGCTGGTGGCGTTTGTGGAGCTAATTCTTGGTATTGGCTAGAAATCTCGTCTGCTGAAAGCACGCGGTTGTAGACACGAACATCATCGATCTTACCAGTGAAATTCTGAGCGCCGATCTTATCGAACGGGGCAGTAAATGGATGGGTAGTTGTCCAGTTTTTGGTGCTGGTTAGTTTGCCATTAAGGTACAGAGAAAGACCACGCTGTGCAGATTGAGTCCAAGTGAGCTGATACCACCTGTGTGCGAGGACTGGAGCTTCAGAGTACGTGAGTATCATTTTGTCACCGTCGCCTACGTGTGCACCGTTACCTGCGGCGCTGTCCTTCAGACGCAAATCGAAAGCGAAATGACCACTTTTATCGGAGAGCACTGAGGTGCGCTTGGTAGGTACTGCATCTACGTTAGCCCAATATGAAATAGACCAGTCTGAACCTGCAGTGAGAGTGTGATCGGCATCGAAAGTCATGCCATCGCCGTCGGACACAGCAAGTGACTTACCATTAATAGCGTCGTCGCTAAATGACGCGCCATGGGTAGTTCCGTTGCGGTTTCCGGCCGAATCAGATCCGTCGCCAGCATCAAAACTGTAGTGGTGGATCAATCCGGAAGGATGTGCTTCGTTGTCAGGATCTGCGGGTGAAGTATCAAGGGAGCCGCGACGCTGGTATTCGGCGGCTACCTCAGTGCCGGTTAGGACATGGTCATAGACGCGAACGTCGTCAATTTCTCCAGTGAAGTTCAAACCACCGATTTTATCGAACGGGGCAGTGAAGGTATTTTTTGCAGTCCAGTCTTTAGTTTCGACCAGCTTGCCATTGAGGTACATTGACAGCCCTGCAGCTGAAGACTGCGTCCAGGAGATCTGCTGCCACTCACCGGTGACGATAGGTTCCACTGAGTAGGTGAGGATCATACTGTCGCCCTGACCAACATGCGCACCACTGCCCGGAGCGCTATTCTTTAGACGCAAATCGAAAGCGATATCTCCAGTGTCATCGGAGATGACTGAGGTACGGGCCGTGGGCGCGTTAGCTACCTTGAACCAATACGAAATAGTCCAGTTAGAGCCTGCATCGAACTTCTGGGTTTCGGCGAACGTCATGCCAGCACCATCGCGCACGGACAGTGCCTTACCTGAAATGCCGTTCTCGCTAAAGGTGGCAGAGCCGGTATTGCCGTGACGCTCACCGGCGCTATCGTTACCGGTACTGTCGTCGAAAGTGTAGTGGTGAATCAACCCCGGTGATGTTAGGGAAGTTTCTTCTGGTGGCGCGGCGTAGGCCAATCCGGGAAGTCCAAGTAGAAGGGCGCTTAGGCCCGCCGCTGAGGAAGTAAACCGAGACATCGGTTCTCCTTTTCTATCGCTTATCTTCGTCAGGCTGACATCCGTCATCGTTGAGAGATTCCAGCCTCGTTTCGTCGCTGAAACAAGATAGTTATGTGAGACACAGATAACCACAGTCATTGTCTCTTATTTATCAGACATCCGGCAAGTGTTTATAAGAAAAGGAAAGGTTTGGTGCAAAGTTTGAAAAACTTTGCACCAAACCTTTCCTTAGGAATGCATGCGCAGTATTTATTGACTATCCGTCAATCTTTTCCGTATCTTCATCAATCCAATCGAAAGTACGGGTTACGGCCTTCTTCCACAGGCGCATCTGACGCTCACGCTCAGCAACTGGCATCTGCGGCGAGAAGCGCTTGCCTTCCTTCCAGTTGGCGATAACGTCGTCTTCACCATTCCAGAAACCAACTGCAATACCGGCCGCGTAGGCAGCGCCGAGAGCAGTTGTTTCAGCAACTTCAGGTACCACAACGTCAACTCCAAGCAGATCTGCCTGGAATTGCATAAGGGTATTGTTTGCCGTCATGCCACCATCGACACGTAGCTCAGTGAGGTCAGCAGCAGAATCAGCATTCATCGCCTCGAGCACTTCAGCTGTTTGGAATGCGGTAGCTTCCAGGACTGCGCGAGCCAAGTGTCCCTTGTTGTTGAATCGCGTCAAACCAACGATTGCACCGCGCGCGTTGTCCTTCCAGTAGGGGGCAAATAGGCCAGAGAAGGCTGGCACGAAGTAGACTCCGCCGTTGTCTTCAACTGTTTCAGCTAAGGCCTCGATCTCGGGTGCTGTGCTGATGATACCTAAGTTGTCCCGGAGCCATTGAACAAGAGAACCAGTGACAGCGATCGAGCCTTCAAGAGCATACACTGGCTCTTGGTCACCGATCTTGTAACACACAGTGGTTAGTAGGCCATTTTCGGAGGTGACGGCTTCATGGCCGGTATTAATGAGCATGAAGCAACCCGTGCCATAGGTATTCTTCGCCATACCCTTTTGGAAACACGCCTGACCGAAGGTTGCCGCCTGCTGGTCGCCTAAGATGCCTGAGATAGGAGTATCGATGAGGAGGGAGTTCTTCGCTCCATGGCCATAGACTTCGGACGAGGAACGGATCTCCGGCAACATAGACATGGGGATACCCATGTCGATGCAGATGCCTTCATCCCATTGCAACTTCCGAACATCCATCAACATAGTACGCGAAGCATTGGTGACGTCGGTGACGTGAACTCCTCCATTTGGTCCACCAGTCAAGTTCCACAATACCCAGCAGTCAGTATTTCCAAACAAGAGATCGCCAGCTTCGGCCTTCTCGCGTGCGCCTTCAACATTGTCAAGAATCCACTTAATCTTTGGGCCAGAGAAGTAGGTGGCTAGGGGCAGGCCACAGATCTCCTTGTACTTGTCTGCGCCTGCATCACCGGCAAGTTCACGCACGATAGTATCTGTTCGAGTGTCTTGCCACACGATGGCGTTGTAAATCGGCTTACCGGTGTTCTTATCCCAGACGACGGCAGTTTCGCGCTGGTTTGTGATCCCAACTGAGGCGATTTCGTGGCGGTTGATATCTGCCTTTGATAGGGCTTGACCGATGACTTCGCGAATATTGTCTCGAATCTCTATTGGATCATGCTCAACCCAACCGGCCTTCGGGAAAATTTGCTCGTGTTCTTTTTGTCCAACGGAAACGATTTCGCCGGAGTGGTTGAAGACGATGGCGCGCGACGACGTCGTGCCCTGGTCAATTGCAATAACGTACTTTTTCTCAGTCATTGAGTTTTCCTCTGATTGTGGTTGTCGTAGTCGGCGTCATTACCGACTGAATTCTGGTTGGTATGTTTATAGTCCGGCAAGATTGAGCATATTGGCGCCAAAGAGGACGCCGGCAAGTACGCCGCCGATGATTGGGCCAACTACTGGTACCCAAGCGTAAGACCAGTCGGATCCGCCCTTGCCCTTGATTGGCAAGATTGCGTGCATGATACGTGGGCCAAGGTCACGAGCTGGGTTGATTGCGTATCCGGTTGGTCCACCAAGGGAAGCGCCGATAGATACGATTACCAGAGCGACTGCAAGTGGGCCGATCTGGGTTGGGGTAGAGCCGTTGATGATGACCCAAGCCAAGAGCACGAACGTACCGATGATCTCAGTGATGATGTTGGAGGTGTAGTTACGAATTGCAGGCCCTGTGGCGAAAGTTCCAAGAATTTCAGCCTGATTTTCGTGCGCATCGTAATGATCTTTGTAAGCCAGCCACGCGAGAGCTGCACCAATCATTGCTCCGACCATTTGGCCACCAATATACGTCATAATAGTTGCAAAAGTAACAGGAATGCCAGGAATGAATTCTTCTGCTCCAGTTGCGGCAATGCCGAGAGTTACTGCTGGGTTAAGGTGACCGCCGGTTTTCCATGCGGCATAAACGCCAATCATCACTGCAAAGCCCCAGCCAAAGTTGATCATCAGCCAGCCGGTGTCTTTGCCTTTGGATTTGGTGAGTAAATTAGTTGCTACCACTCCAACACCTAGTGTGATGAGCAACGCAGTACCCAGTGCTTCTGAGATAAAGATTTCTAGTAGAGACATTTTCGCCTACCTTTCTCCTTCCGCTTCGTTGCGGAAAGAAATAACTAAGTGCCAGTTGATATGTAATCTATCACACATCTTCACTATGGCATAGACCTAGGGTTAGAGTGTGGTTAGCGGTCGGGTATGCACAAATGTGCACAGCGATCCAAGGAGGATGCACTCAGTTTCGTATAGTCTTTTTAGATAGACCAGCGTTGTGCGGCTAGCATTTGCGTCAAAACCTCTTGTGCCTCAGTATATGAGACTTTTCGAGCTCCTTTTGCTTCGAGGTCTTTATACATTTGAGGCTCATGCATGAAATGTGCAACGCCGCGACGTAAAAGATTGGGAAGCGGCTTGCGGGCCTCATCAAGATCACGCATCAACCGGAACCAGAAAGTTTGCACGCGAGGGCGGGCGATACATAACGCGTCAGCAAGTATTCCCTCTTTTTTCAGATCATCAATGATCTCTGCCGCGAAAATACCTTCAGCGAGAACGTGGCGCCGCCCATCCATACTCAATGTTCGTTCGCTGACCCGCGCGTTAGAGGGCATGTCATAAATTGGAACAGTCGTTTCACCTTTCGTGCACAGTTCGATCAGTGCATTGATTGCTCCCTGGCGATCCCAGGTAGCAGGGGAATCCCAATCAACCATTCCATGCCGCCGCGGCAAGCTGGGGCGATCGCCGTCGTAATAGAAATCATCTAGCGAAACAACTGGTAACCCGGTGCGTGAAGTGAACCGAGTTTTTCCACTCCCCGATGGTCCGGTCACCAATATGACCTTCGCATGCGGTATACGTTCAATGACGTCAGGGAGGTCGAATAAGCCATCGTTACTTAGAGGAGTGGACATGCAATCCAGTTTACAACCAACTGCACCTCGTCAGAAGACGAGGTGCAGTGGCGTTATCAACTGTTTCGATGTACCAAACTTGTTAGAAGTCTGATTCGCGGGAAGTTTTACTTAGCAAAAATGTTTCCTAAGCCCAATGCGTGATGGATAACCTGGACTGGATGAACAACCTTTGCCCCAGTACCATGCGCAATCTGCCAGCGGCAGGTATCAGTTTCACACGCAGCTAACTGCGGGTTGGTTTCTTTAACCATGTCAAACAACGGCTTGCCGACCCGCTGAGCGATGTCATACTTTTCCTTCTTCAAGCCATACGTTCCAGCAATACCACAGCACGGTTGACCTGATTCCACAACCGTTACACCTGGAATGGTTTCCATCATGCGGATAGCTGGCATGCCAATACCTTGCGACTTGACCTGGCACGGCTGATGGTAGGGAATCGTGATGTCCCAATTAGCCAATTCGGCTACTGGGAATTCACCATTGTCGATCAGCTCGAGCAAGAATTCGGAAAGTTCAACAACCCGACTACCAACATCCATAACAACAGGATCATCGATCCCCAAAATTTCATGTGCCTCATGGCGCAACATTCCAGCACACGAACCGGAAGACCCGATAATTGGTAGGTCCTTACCAGCTTCAGTTAACTGACGAGCAAGTTTTTTCACCTGAGACTCTGCACGGCCGAACAAGCCGTTGGACTGATGTGCCAGACCGCAACAACCCTGCTTAGGAACCAGCACCTCGAAACC comes from the Arcanobacterium phocisimile genome and includes:
- a CDS encoding Rossmann-like and DUF2520 domain-containing protein; protein product: MENKTGRLGIGIISAGKVGGALGAALRAAGHHIIGAYATSEASIERLETMLPGVPALDVLTIVERSEVVLLAVPDDELPGLVSGLAKSGSWQAGQLLVHVAGRYGTNVLQPATAQGALGIAIHPAMTFTGTSLDIARLRGCPFAVTAPPMLQPIGLALVGDMGGEGFILAEGDRPLYHAALAHGANHVVTVITQATRLLNTIGLDNDYIRPLITAAVEGAISSGDALQTGPVVRGDSGTVAEHVATLETIAAEEQALNDVVPVYRALAEATAKRALARRVITEDVFNEIRSKL
- the panC gene encoding pantoate--beta-alanine ligase; amino-acid sequence: MIIATTPAQLIEALKPLHGDIGLVMTMGALHEGHLSLVEAARAESDHVVVSIYVNPLQFGPGEDFDAYPRDLEGDVAKLDGVDVVFAPTDEAMYPRNPLVRIDPGPVATVLEGKTRPTHFAGVLQVVHKVFNLVRPHAAWFGQKDAQQLALIRTMVADLNMPLDIRAVPIKRESSGLAMSSRNTYLSQTEKEQALALSRALEAGKRVALDGGSASQTLAVARESLTHAPGVKMDYLELVDRDTFMPLTESGNGLLVTAAWVGSTRLIDNLEVVIG
- the panD gene encoding aspartate 1-decarboxylase; the protein is MVTGKIHRATVTGADLHYVGSVTIDADLLDAADILPGEAVDVVDVNNGQRLTTYTIPGERGKGEIVLNGAAAHKVHVGDLVIIMCYSLLDDETARTLQPHVVFVDGENKPLHVGSEPGQVPANSADLQSSGIPFSQVR
- the lysS gene encoding lysine--tRNA ligase: MNENNTSTVADDTSDQIQVRKDKRQRLLDEGRNAYAAELPISSSIVKVREGYAVAELDAEGNVSDTPAGDVRVLAPGEETEDMVGLAGRVMFMRPSGKIAFTVLQDGAGTRIQVIFSLANVGKEAFDALKADVDLGDFIFVHGHVGTSKRGELSIFAHEWEMASKAIRPLPKTFTTADGVEMALSEESRVRARHLDLITRQSARDMVRIRAKVMRSLRNTFESDDFIELETPILQVLHGGAAARPFTTHINAYDQDLYLRIATELYLKRAVVGGVDRVYEIGKNFRNEGADSSHSPEFTALEAYAAYGTYDTMAKLTRDLVQNAARDVFGSTTVTLADGTEYDLGGEWDTITLYESLSKAVGEEITVETPRERLVELAEQHGIKVKDYAVAGKIAEDIWEELVGDKLWAPTFVRDFPEDTSPLTRNHRTKPGLTEKWDLYIRGVETATAYSELADPVIQRERLTQQSLDAANGDPEAMQLDEDFIEAMEQGFPPAGGMGMGIDRLLMALTGLGIRETITFPFVKPRA
- a CDS encoding LamG-like jellyroll fold domain-containing protein: MSRFTSSAAGLSALLLGLPGLAYAAPPEETSLTSPGLIHHYTFDDSTGNDSAGERHGNTGSATFSENGISGKALSVRDGAGMTFAETQKFDAGSNWTISYWFKVANAPTARTSVISDDTGDIAFDLRLKNSAPGSGAHVGQGDSMILTYSVEPIVTGEWQQISWTQSSAAGLSMYLNGKLVETKDWTAKNTFTAPFDKIGGLNFTGEIDDVRVYDHVLTGTEVAAEYQRRGSLDTSPADPDNEAHPSGLIHHYSFDAGDGSDSAGNRNGTTHGASFSDDAINGKSLAVSDGDGMTFDADHTLTAGSDWSISYWANVDAVPTKRTSVLSDKSGHFAFDLRLKDSAAGNGAHVGDGDKMILTYSEAPVLAHRWYQLTWTQSAQRGLSLYLNGKLTSTKNWTTTHPFTAPFDKIGAQNFTGKIDDVRVYNRVLSADEISSQYQELAPQTPPAEPDPSEIPHDYNDGDQVVLARPYEGEFTCYRIPALTTAPNGWILASWDGRPSGCGDAPNPNSIVQRISKDGGHSWEPAKVIAQGHPGPNKYGYSDPSYVVDRETKEIFMFFVKSFNEGLRGSSLGVDPKDRNVIHAAVMSSKDNGVTWSEPRIITPEITAQPDIMRARFAASGEGIQLRSDRAHKGRLVQQYTYAVNKSGTEIFQAVSVYSDDHGKSWKSGEPFGVGMDENKVVELSDGRLMVNSRASNRGAAGVAARRIAISEDGGAHYGETVVDKNLVDPNNNAAIIRAFPDAPADDPRAKILLFSNTANSGARVNGTIRISYDDGQTWSAAKTFQSGFTGYSTITPLPDATGKFTTGRFGVLSEAPAPGHNNYGFISYTTVSLDWLGNIPAIISTNDTTVHRGGNIIDVSVENLGTTPITGGTLSAQLPEGWKFVATDVPLTQAQDASPLESFTAPTIEPGQSATLRMKVIVPATQESGAVQIPLTLTAGEKNVSGTADFTVELLEGEENPRCLAVTLPSDLPAEVTKAQNGPKNMFDGNTGTIWHTPWDSTKVPLNIDFSFQYDSALKVLDLTNRLDQQINGQIRSGKLSVIDPDGKETQLTSITMDDKLSVDLSKLRDMLTDGDRVTVRLHVTETAGTRENTWVSLSEVCFKTVPSAPATHDEIDAETINPDVIITHPDEPSDPARPADPAAPHADPAQFSGQRGETVTFAFAGFKPGEQVTIEVHSDVVKLGTFVADSDGKVSTQWSIPTDFATGLHHVIARGETSGEVKAELTISAKTKTPAKPTDPQITQKKQAGSPNPQAGNLLANTGSTAGGLILVSFFALAGGLLLRRRTVQS
- the glpK gene encoding glycerol kinase GlpK; the encoded protein is MTEKKYVIAIDQGTTSSRAIVFNHSGEIVSVGQKEHEQIFPKAGWVEHDPIEIRDNIREVIGQALSKADINRHEIASVGITNQRETAVVWDKNTGKPIYNAIVWQDTRTDTIVRELAGDAGADKYKEICGLPLATYFSGPKIKWILDNVEGAREKAEAGDLLFGNTDCWVLWNLTGGPNGGVHVTDVTNASRTMLMDVRKLQWDEGICIDMGIPMSMLPEIRSSSEVYGHGAKNSLLIDTPISGILGDQQAATFGQACFQKGMAKNTYGTGCFMLINTGHEAVTSENGLLTTVCYKIGDQEPVYALEGSIAVTGSLVQWLRDNLGIISTAPEIEALAETVEDNGGVYFVPAFSGLFAPYWKDNARGAIVGLTRFNNKGHLARAVLEATAFQTAEVLEAMNADSAADLTELRVDGGMTANNTLMQFQADLLGVDVVVPEVAETTALGAAYAAGIAVGFWNGEDDVIANWKEGKRFSPQMPVAERERQMRLWKKAVTRTFDWIDEDTEKIDG